Below is a genomic region from Fulvia fulva chromosome 5, complete sequence.
CCTGGAACAATAAGCGGACATGCTCACGGGGTTCCTCGGGATAGGTCTGAAGTATCTCATAAACACGTTGACAATACGCTCTCCACAACTCGAGCTCGCCTTCACGAAGCTCCCGGTCTGGACCGAGCCATGCTTCGACACGGCTGGCGTTTTTGTATATGTCGCCCATGAATTCGACCTGGATGGCTTTCTCGCGGAGATCGTCCTGATTGATGCAGATGGCATCGATAAAGAACCACGACTTGATGGTCTCGCTATGGTAGGCGCCTAGCTGCAGCCATGCGAAGAGGTTGCTTCTGACCAGTACGTCGTGCCCGTTGATCTTAATCAACTTCGACGGTGCATCTTTACCCCAGCAGTACGAGAGAGCTGTGTATGAGCCAGCTGGGTCGAGCGAGAATGTTTTCATCTCCAGGCGAAGGATGTCTTCCGGTGTGTCCTGCATGAATCGCAGAAGACGGACTTGCCGAGATCCAAGAGGCACTTCATGGTACAGCTCTGACATCTTGCGCTCACACCGTACTGCAGGGCAGTCTTCGTCGCATGCTACCCCATGTCTTTGCCAGTTATGTCATGAACATTCAAAGGATAACTTCGTTGCACAGCCATCTGTCTCGAAGGATCACACTACTGAGGCCAATCCAGTGACGTCGTACTGCAGCCATATTGGCCCCCAACGCTAGGCTGTGCCGAAGTCATGAGGATCAAAAGCCACAGTCTGATACAGCTCGGTGTGTCATTCATCATCCGGAAGTCGAATTGCACATAGCATCTCTCATCACAGCATCAATTGCCACCAAACTCCTCCCTCGTCCTCGGCGTCCGCCCCCAGACACGCGGAGCCCCTATCGCCCTCCCCTCGTAGAAATGATATATAAATCCTTTCCTCGCATCAGGTCCCCAACATCTGATGATTTCGCTTCCAGCATAATGGCCACTGATATTTGTGAACTCTCGCTCTTGCTCTCCGTCAAACTGCATCAATTTCCTAGACTCCCTCAGCTCCTCCAAATAAATCACATCGAGGCTGGGTTTCGGAAGTAACGACATGACTGGCTTCCACGACCCTTTGGCAATGCCAATATGACCGAGTTCGACTTCTCGGAGAGAGCTGTCGTGCTTCGCGAGCAAGGCTGTCAAGTCTGCATCGTCGACCGCCAGGCCCGCAAGCCGCAATTTTCGGAGCCTGCGAAGAGGCCTGATTTGCGCAAGATGAGACATACATCTGTACCGCATTCCACTGTGTATGGTCGAGTGCGACAGACGATATCCAGAAACTTCCAACTCCCCAAGGCTTTGGCACGCATCGATAAGCTTCGAGAGCCCCGAATAGTTCGACTCGTCGTAGCTCACTGCTGATTCGGTCCCATCTTCGGAAGTGTTGACAAGGGGATCGGAGATGCCAATGGATAACACTTTAATGGTCCTCAGCGAGACAGCGCGTCCGAATTCGACAAGACTAAGAGCATCGGAAGGGACATTGCATGCCAACGACTCTGGCTTCTTCGCGAAGATATCAAGGTTGTGCAGCGGGAGTTGACTGGTCCTAAGACATGATATTGCCAAGATGGATGTTGTCGAGGCGGTTTCGAATATTGATGGACGGCAATGTCTCTCAGCGTCCTTAGGAAGAATCTTCGTCGAAGCGTCGTCTCGATACACCACGACTTGGAGAGAAAGACTCTGTAAGCCGTGTCTTTGACATGTGGCGAGATTTGTGAAAGCTTCCGTCAACAGGGCGACGTCCCTACCCGTTGCTCGGAGGTCATTGTCTTCGGAACGTGGTCGTCTCAATGTCTCCAGGTCAAGGGCCACTTTTTTCAACTCCTCGCCACTGCATTTCCTACGGATCTTTTCCGAGTTCTGCGGGTCTTTCTGCACGTATTTCTCACCGGTCTGGAGGGTCTTTTCCAAAATGGACAGATTGTAGACTGAGCCTACGAGCGACAAGCTCTCGAGTTGGCTGCCGAAATTGTTATGCGAAGTTGCGTGCATTAGACCTTCCAGACCTTGTCGCGTGAGGTCGACATGTTTGCTTCGAAGACATGACCGGAATGTGTCTTGGGCGGCTTTATAGGCTGCAGACCGATTTGCGAGCCGTAGACTTCGTCTAGCGAGAGGCAGGATGTGATACGCTCGGAAAGCTCGTTCGGTAGGCAATCTAAGGCCGGAGAGCTCATGGTCACTACTGAGGGCGGAGACTCCTCGCAGCTGGATGAGAATACAAATGGGATCCATCAGTATGCTTCACGGACACACGGCAACACGGCTAGCCAACCAGCTTGCCGCGCCGATCCCACTTCTAATGCTGCGCAGAGGACTGAGGTAGGCATAGTAGTGGCATATATTCATTGTCCACGCCGTGGGACGAACAGTGAGTCACCCGACACAGAGACCCTACTTCCTAAACAACGCAACTGTCTGGATGAACCCTCCCTGGTTCTGATCCCACTTCGCCACATCAGTGCCGTTAATAGTAATCGGCCAATGCGTCCCGACAGTATTCAGATTATAGATCGAAATCCCACTCGACGAGCCCTCAATACTATTGATCCTGTTCTGACACCTGACACCCTGTCCCTGGTCCGAGCACGTTGTGCTTTGGTTGCTGAAGAAGGAATACAGACCCGCTCCGTACGTCAGAATGTTCTGCGAGTTCAAGATCCGCAGGCCCCATCCGTCTGCTGCTGGAATGACGGTGTTGCCGTCGCTCACGGTGGCTTGAGTGAATTGTGGGTCGAAGATTGTGTCGTTGCGAGGGAAGGGGATGGTGGCGATGGGGTTGGGCTGGTAGTAGGCAGTTTCGGTCTGGATCTGGCCTTGGAAGACGTTCTTGGCGTTGGCGAATTGGTACTCGTAGCGGACGTGGTGCTCTACGCTTGTGCCAACCAGCCATACTGGGCCGGCGGATTGGTCGAGGAGGCCGCGGCCGGAGTAGACAGTGATTTGCCTCAAGGTTGGATCTTCGATGTCGTGGTCGGCAACCCTGTAGACATATATTAGCTGTGCCCAACTCCGCGTGGAAATACCTCGTACGTACCAGAACCACGTGTTCTCGAGATAGATGCCCGTTGCATACTTCGTAATATGGAAGGTAATATATCCAGAGATGCAGCTCTGCTTCAAGTTCGCAGAAGTGATCACCGTGCCCGGCGTGGTAGGACAGTCCGCAAGAAGGAGCTTCGATCCAGCGAAGCCACCAATGCGAGCGTGTACGTCCCACAACCCTGTTGGGTTGCCAGAAGGAGATGCGATATTGACCTGGAACAGAATTGCTCCCGTTTGCTGTCCCTGGGTACTGACGATGAAGTCGGACAACTCGACGCTGCCAGATTCTCCAGGCTTCCCTATTTGGACCACCGGCTTCGGGTCTTTCATGTTGTTGAAGAACTGGCCGGATGATAGGATGACAGAGTATGTTTCGCCAACGATCTTCGAGCCAGCTGGAATGTAGATTGTGCTGgagacaaggtagtcacCGTGGTCCAAGTACAGAACCTTGTTCTGGGACTTTGCCTGGGTGATTGCTGCTTGCAATGCCTGAGTATCGTCCGTCCTGCCGTTACCGGTCGCGCCCGCAGCGCGAGCGCTGATGAATGAGGACAATGGGAGCTCTTCGTACTGTGGCTTCGACCTCTCGTAGAACTTTCCGTCACCTTGGAGCAGGTTCGAAGGCCTGTTGTTGGCAGCGATCTGCCCATTGATCACGCTTGGACCGTTGGGAGTGTACGAGTTGCCCTGACCCCAAGCCGAGATGTAGTTCGTGCCTTGGAGCAATGGACCATTGGGGCCGCGTGTGGCAACAGGAACGTTGTTCAGCTTGACATTCTCTATAATGATGGATCCAGCAGTCGACGGTTGGGAGCCCTGCTGTCTGCCAGTAATGATACCCACGGGAGTGTTGCTAATGGTCGAGTCGATGAACGTGACTGAGCCAACCGTGAGTGCATTGCTGCCGCCGTTCGCGATGTTCAAAGCGACAGAGCAGTTATTGATGTTGATGTTCTTGTAAGTCCAGCCCCAGTCCCATCTAAAGGTAAGGTAGGTCAGCCTAAGTGTCTCGACACAATGGGCCAGAAGCCATGATCCTACTGAGCGTGTCTCAGGTGTCTCAACAAGGCTTCTGTACCTGACCTTACTCACATCTGGTTGATGGCCGTCTGGACTCCATCGAAGGTCAAATTGCGCATAGTGAACTGCTGGTTGCCCCAATTGCCACCGTAGAGACCTCCGTAGAACTTCAGGTCGTTCATGAATCCTCCACTACCTTCCTCGATGAAGATACCCTGGTGCTGAGTACCTCTTGCGTTGCTCATCTGGAATATTACATTCTGAATGCTTGTTGCCTGTGCTGTGGGCCAGTGGATACCAGTAATCGAGCTTGAAGCTGGGACGAGAGTGGTGTCAATGATCAAGTTCCTGATCTGACGCCAGAATACGTTTGTTGCTCCAAACCCAAGTCCATTCGCTCCATATTGATTGCCATCAATGACACCCAGACCGCCTGTGAACTTGGGAAACGCCTTGATAGTGGGCAAACATCTTGGGTTGCCGATGATTTGTGTGTAATAGTAGTCGATGATGGAGCTGTTGACCATGTATGTGCCCGCAGGGAAGTACACGACCGCTGGCGTGGTAGTACTTGAGCCGCATGTTCCAGGTCCACAACGTCCTCCACTCGAGATCGCCCTGTTGATCGCAGCCGCATCATCTGTTACTCCATCTCCTTTTGCTCCAAAGTCCTTGACGTTGCGGAAGACTTGGTATCCGGAGGGGTTGGAGTTGAATGCGGCGATGCCCTGGTGTTTGATATTCTCCATCCAGTAATCGCATTGCGATGCTACCGATGTGGCTGCGGCTGCAGCTAGCATTTGTGGACTCAGCTGCTTCGGCGTTGCGGTGGGTGAGGGTCCTGGGTAGGCAGTGTATCTATGCGTGGTCAGATAAGACTAGGTATTCTAAGAAGAGCGCATTGTATGACCTACTTGCTAAATTGGCTCAGAGCCAGGTTGCCCAACTGCTCAACAACAGGTGGCTCATAGCCACCACCTTGCAAGTGAAGGCCGCCAAGGTCCAGAGGCAGTGGCAGCCCTGGAAGAAGTCCTTGTAGCTGGGCTTGTGCGCTGCCAGCAGCGAAGAGAAACGGAATGAGAGGAGATGAGAAATGCATTCTGAAAGAGTGAATGAATGGATGAAGTGTGCCACGAAGCTATGAGCACCTCTATGGGCGACAGATCGCAAAAATGGAGGCGTACCGTTTGTGTTGCTGGAGCAGGCTGGGAGTCAGTTCGTTATATGCTACGCGTTCATCATGTCGCGTTCTCCCTCTGGTTGCCATCACGCGGACGACGATCGAGTGCCGGTGTTCCAGATCCTCAACGCCATCTTGTAGGAGATGCACGGTTTCGATAGTAGGGCAAGGAGATCTTTGGAGTGCCGAAAGCAGATTGGTTGACCAGcagagaagtataagaggTGGTGGAAATTGCAGTTGTGGCTGACCTAACGGTAGCTGAGGTGGGGAGGATTTGGGCGGAGCTTCCTGATACAGCTAGACCAGGGAGGGGAGGGCTGGTATGTATAGAGTCCAGATCCTACTGTGCATATAGCAGAACGAAAGTGCCTCCAGAGGTGTCTTGTCCGCTGTGATCATGCTTGCATTGGGCGGAGTGTGCTGCTTCTTTGGCGTTGCAAGTTGGTCACCCGCCATCAATATGAAGGCAGCTGGTACGGACGCATGACAAGAACCGGTGCGATAGCTCTACAGCATGGCCGTCACATGCTCGGCCTGGCGGCAAGGACGACAGAAAGTATGGTGGGTGGTTGAGCTGTAGACGAGTATCTGCTTCGTGGATGTGCTTCGCAAAAGTGTACGATGCCGGAGCATCGCTTTAGGCCGTCGGCATTGCGGGAGAGACAGGACCATGCAGGAAGACAGCGCAGAACGGCTCGTCGACCAGTTGGCTGCACTGTAAAATGGCCGTGTTCTCTCCTACGCCTGAGGAACGGCCTGAGGCAGCTTGATGATGTCTCCCGCTGTTGTAGCTGGACGTACAGAAATGACTGCGCGTTGTACCGAGTATATGGAAGAGTTGAGCGACAACAGTCTGTGATCTTGGCGAGCATGTGCGAAAAAGGTGATGTCTGTGTGACTTGAACGTGAAGATGAGAAAGATGTTTCGTGATAACCACTAGTGAGATGGTCAGACCACCGGGAAGGGCTCATATTGGTTAGCGTGGCATGAGGTCTGCTATCTCAGAAACGATCTCCAGAGTGACATCAACGGAATGGCGCCGGCAGTGAATGACCTCGAATCTGCTTAGAAATAACATGATCATCGCGAGCTTGACGCAAAGCGCAAAGGGCCACTGTACCTCCCCCTCCCGCTTAACAATTCATCGCGGAGCTCTCTCGCATGCAGCTGGTGTATAAGGTAGTACTGCTTGCTCTACTCGCTTTCATGTTGCGCTCTCCTCTTTTGCGGCTACAGCAGACTGCAACTCACTTGATCAAGACCACAGCACCCGCTGCCTCTAGAACCTTTACCAGCACATCGACAGTACAAAACGACACAATGTCCGACGACAGACCATCGGGCTTGATCGCCAAGAAGGGCCTCGAGCTGTTGACCTTTGGCACCCCCAACGGTAAGTCCTCCGTTGCAGCAGACATGGAGAGCAATCGTTGACACAGTACACAGGCCACAAAGCAAGCATCATCCTTGAGGAGCTAAAGGAGGCGTACGGAAAGCCACACTACGTCTACCAGTCCATCAACATTGGTCAGAACATCCAGAAAGAGCCTTGGTTCACAGAGAAAGGCCCAAACGGACGTATTCCTGTCCTGATCGACCACGACAATGGTGGCCTTGGTATCATGGAAGGCCAGGCAATCCTGTCTTATGTGACACGACACTTTGATCCAGACCACAAGTTCTCTTTCACCAGCGACCCGGAGCTGTCCCTATGTGAGCAATGGGTCGCATGGCAACATGGCGGGCTTGGACCAATGCAGGGACAGGCGAACCAGTAAGCTATCATGTGCTACACAACCATCGACCGAATTACTGACAATGCCATACTAGCTTCTATCGCCTCGCCAAGGAGCGCATCCCGTACCCTACCCAGCGCTACGTTGGCGAGACCGAGCGTCTGTACGGCGTGCTCGATGCACGTCTCAAGAACAACGACTACCTTGTCGGCAACACATACTCGATCGCCGACATTGCAAACTTCTCCTGGGTCAACGTAGCCTACTTTGCTGGCGTCAACCTAGACGACTTCCCCAATCTTCACAAGTGGTGGGAGAGGATCAACGCACGTCCAGCGGTCAAGAAGGGCGTCGCAGTACCGAACGAACCAAGCATCACGAACGAGGCCTACAAGAGGAGACTGAAGGACGAGCCGGAATTCAAGCAAAAGGAGGATGAGCTTAAGGAGATTGGCAAGAAGGCGAAAGAGCAGTACAACTACAAATACTCGTCGCCATAGATCGATGTGGATATATACCGGGCTGGGGCAAAATGAACAACGACAGCCTCCGTGCATTCTAGTATGCCGTATACTCCCAAACTCCCACCCCACCAGCCTACTTCAGCCCTCCAGCAATGATTAGACTCTGCCCGGTGGTGAAGCCGGTCTTCGCATAGAAGACGACGGCATTCGCAACCTCCTCTGGCTCGCACAGTCTCTGCATTGGAATGCTGTTCACAAGACCAGGGAATTGGTCGCCGTTTGGCAGAAGGCCAGTGTTGCCAACCATTGCCTGTACAACGTTAGAAAGTTGACTGCTCACAGGTGCTGCCATGCTTACCGGCGCGACGTCATTGACAGCAATGTTGTACGGCGCAAGTGTTGTCGACAAATTCTTCATCATGCCCATGGTCCCACCCTTTGAGGCTGCATAATGGCACCCGTTCATGCCTCCGCCGTGCGCTGCAATCGACGATACAAAGATGATGCGTCCCCACTTCTGCGCCTTCATGCCATCCACAACACCCTTGACCAGAAGGAAGGGTGCGCGTAGGTTTACGTTGATGGTGATCTCGAACTCGCTCAGAGGGATGTCGGAGACATCTCTGATTCTCTTGCCGTAGCCGG
It encodes:
- a CDS encoding Disulfide-bond oxidoreductase; this translates as MQLVYKVVLLALLAFMLRSPLLRLQQTATHLIKTTAPAASRTFTSTSTVQNDTMSDDRPSGLIAKKGLELLTFGTPNGHKASIILEELKEAYGKPHYVYQSINIGQNIQKEPWFTEKGPNGRIPVLIDHDNGGLGIMEGQAILSYVTRHFDPDHKFSFTSDPELSLCEQWVAWQHGGLGPMQGQANHFYRLAKERIPYPTQRYVGETERLYGVLDARLKNNDYLVGNTYSIADIANFSWVNVAYFAGVNLDDFPNLHKWWERINARPAVKKGVAVPNEPSITNEAYKRRLKDEPEFKQKEDELKEIGKKAKEQYNYKYSSP
- a CDS encoding Glucan 1,3-beta-glucosidase, with translation MHFSSPLIPFLFAAGSAQAQLQGLLPGLPLPLDLGGLHLQGGGYEPPVVEQLGNLALSQFSKYTAYPGPSPTATPKQLSPQMLAAAAATSVASQCDYWMENIKHQGIAAFNSNPSGYQVFRNVKDFGAKGDGVTDDAAAINRAISSGGRCGPGTCGSSTTTPAVVYFPAGTYMVNSSIIDYYYTQIIGNPRCLPTIKAFPKFTGGLGVIDGNQYGANGLGFGATNVFWRQIRNLIIDTTLVPASSSITGIHWPTAQATSIQNVIFQMSNARGTQHQGIFIEEGSGGFMNDLKFYGGLYGGNWGNQQFTMRNLTFDGVQTAINQIWDWGWTYKNININNCSVALNIANGGSNALTVGSVTFIDSTISNTPVGIITGRQQGSQPSTAGSIIIENVKLNNVPVATRGPNGPLLQGTNYISAWGQGNSYTPNGPSVINGQIAANNRPSNLLQGDGKFYERSKPQYEELPLSSFISARAAGATGNGRTDDTQALQAAITQAKSQNKVLYLDHGDYLVSSTIYIPAGSKIVGETYSVILSSGQFFNNMKDPKPVVQIGKPGESGSVELSDFIVSTQGQQTGAILFQVNIASPSGNPTGLWDVHARIGGFAGSKLLLADCPTTPGTVITSANLKQSCISGYITFHITKYATGIYLENTWFWVADHDIEDPTLRQITVYSGRGLLDQSAGPVWLVGTSVEHHVRYEYQFANAKNVFQGQIQTETAYYQPNPIATIPFPRNDTIFDPQFTQATVSDGNTVIPAADGWGLRILNSQNILTYGAGLYSFFSNQSTTCSDQGQGVRCQNRINSIEGSSSGISIYNLNTVGTHWPITINGTDVAKWDQNQGGFIQTVALFRK
- a CDS encoding 3-oxoacyl-[acyl-carrier-protein] reductase FabG, which gives rise to MANVDNDVAGRLVLITGASGGIGSACARQFASLGCHLALTYSSNRESIEKLVKELQPATNGAESKQRFTIHQADLSSPEQTTKLCEEVQKEHNSAVSILISNAGYGKRIRDVSDIPLSEFEITINVNLRAPFLLVKGVVDGMKAQKWGRIIFVSSIAAHGGGMNGCHYAASKGGTMGMMKNLSTTLAPYNIAVNDVAPAMVGNTGLLPNGDQFPGLVNSIPMQRLCEPEEVANAVVFYAKTGFTTGQSLIIAGGLK